TTCTTCTAATATCAGTTAGCTGTGGATTCTGTCAAGGTGGTTCTACTCTGAAGAAAACCCTGGTAATAGCCATAGTTTCAGAAAGAAGGATTTACTACTTCAGTGACTCCATCCTTATTACCTCTGTTCTACAGGTTTCCTTCTGTCCTGATGGCTTTGCAGCAATGAATTGGGTTCTTTCAGATGACCCATATTCACATGGCAGGAATAGCGAGTGAACCCTACTGTACAACCTGGTCATCACCCAGAGCCAGATTGCTATTTCAAGAAGAATTCATTTTATTCAGATCAAATGCAAATGCATGAAAGTTCTGTGATGCAGTGGTTAATAATGATCTGAACGTTATGCATCTTCACATGTGGTGTGGTACAAACTACTCTTAAAATGGAGTTATTAATGACAGctgaacacactttttattttagaaatatagCTTTCATGTtactgaaagctttttttttttttttacttctgaaaTGTACAATCATTACTTTAAAAATATCTCTTATTCAGAATTAGCAGGTTCTAATAAAGGGAGATTACCTGCTGAGAAAACAGAGTAGGCCTGGGAACATGGTCAGAATTCAAGGGAGAAAGAATGCAGCATAGTTTAAAAACGCTtggaaatgcattacatttcattATTAACTGCAAAACATCTTACAAATCCAAACTGACTTACACTTGTTTACAGCAGAACATTTTGACTGCTAGCCGGGTAAAATAACTACTCAGTCGCAGGAGAGGCTTGTGGTACAACAGAACCCTCTAGCACATTATGATATGGTAACTAGAAAAATATAAATTTATCTCAAAAGCAACCACCAATACTGAGAGTCACAATTCTCTTGCTATGTGTTGCCAAGTTATTCTATGTCTATACCCCACCTTGTGCCAAAACTGTTCCTGTGGCTCAGAACTGAGGACATATCTACCATTCATTGCTGCTCAAGCCCATCCTTGACAGAAGAAAGCCTTACCTTGTTGCAAATTCTCTGAAGTGCACTGCTGAACTTTAGCCTCAAACCTGAAGTAACCGTCCTCCGTGGCAAGATTTAGCTTATTAGTCTAGAAAGCGCTATGCATATGTAACAGACATAACTGTTTCTGTGGAAGGAATAAAGAGATTATATGGTGTACAGGCTGTTGCAGAATATCCTCCCCTGTGATTGTTTATTTTCCCCCTTAGCGGTTTTAGAAGATATactgtaaagaaagaaaaaaaaaatgtaggcaaaagACAATCTTATCCCCTTCATTGTTTGATTTCCATGTCTTTTTGTGTGCAGCTATTGTATACAGTGCGTCTTGGGGACCACAAAGTATTTTATCCATAATCAAAGCATTCTTACTGTATTACTGTGCTTACATAAGAGTTGTGATGCACACATGTGGCTCACCATTTGATCAGTCTCTTTTTTTatgcaattacttttttttttcagacattttttaaaaaaaagactatcTTGAGTGTAAACATTCCAAAACAAGcaagaacagaaaagaaaaaaatggttttagcAACAAACCTTACCAGCTTCCACTACGACCCTGAGGATTAGAGTACCTTCCAGAACACGGGTCACTGTGACCCTGGGGATTAGAGTACCTTCCAGAACACGGCTCACTGTGACCCTGGGGATTAGAGTACCTTCCAGAACACGGCTCACTGTGACCCTGGGGATTAGAGTACCTTCCAGAACACGGGTCACTGTGACCCTGGGGATTAGAGTACCTTCCAGAACACGGGTCACTGTGACCCTGGGGATTAGAGTACCTTCCAGAACACGGCTCACTGTGACCCTGGGGATTAGAGTACCTTCCAGAACACGGGTCACTGTGACCCTGGGGATTAGAGTACCTTCCAGAACACGGCTCACTGTGACCCTGGGGATTAGAGTACCTTCCAGAACACGGGTCACTGCGACCCTGGGGATTAGAGTACCTTCCAGAACACGTGTAGCCATGGTTCTTAATTCAGAACTACTGCAAGGTAAAAGAAAGTTAGGGTGTCAGTGTTGAAAAGATACAGTGTAgtgtaaataatttaatttaaaaaatcaatgagGGGGCATCGAGCATATAAATACGACCGTGTATGTTATTaggcgtttatttaacaaatattcatgtttaattacagtactgCTTTTTAACCTTTTGCCACCCAACATTTCTGTTCTGGAAGCTTGTCCTTTTTTCAGCCCTCAAGTTCCATTACTACTGTATGGTAATACTGTCACTGCTAGAAACAACAAACACTAGATTGAGAAATAGAATACTGATCGTCTGGGCCACATTTTCAGATgaactggttaaaaagaaaatagcTACTTTCATTCGCACAGGGAGATAAAAGTGTACTGCGTTTTAGTCCTAAAATGGTTTTGGACAATTTCATGAAAATGTATCTCTTGGACCTTGCTGTGTGTATTCACGGATTAGAGATATATTTTAATACTGACGTGTGTCTTTAAAATGACATCACATGTAATTAAATATACCAATTCAAAATGTCCTAATAATTAAATTACAGATAATAATGTGTTCTTGACTGAAGCCTCCCAAAGGGTGCTTTACTGTGGTTACGCTTGTAAGGTTCATTGCTATCAGACACAAAAATATCTTCAGGCAGATATTtttgcagcaaaaaaataaataaataaaaaaaactgtctttttatttttctaaaagggGTAGTGTATGTAGTCAATAAAAATCAATATGGTCTTTTTTCTATATATAATTTGGTGGTGCTTTAGATTAGTTTGTTCTGTTGTACAGGGAGCTGGGGGGTCTCCACTCCTTACCTATTTGTACCTAATACCAATGTGAAACTTTGTATTTTACTCCTGATTTTGGACTCAGTGGAAGTGTGATGTTTACATGTACagattttgcaatttttttcccCCTAGTGTTATATGTTTTTCTGATACTCTGTACTtgagaggggaaaaaaatcaaaacaaattaaccattgtaaaactgtttttaaagagtGAATcggtttttgttttggtttcaagCCATTAACATTATTTTCAGCAACCAAACAACTGAAAAACCAAATCTGGCATCGGTTTTATACCAAGGCCTGAAATACatgatatttattaatttattcaagTACAGCAAGTGAAAGTCTTAGCCAACTGTTACCATGAGTAGCGCACGCATGATAAATATGCAGTAACTACAATCTGTTCATTTAAAAGTGGGcttattacaaaaacaacaaagcatAGTGAGTtatctgttaaaaaacaaacaaaaaaaaaacaactttatttggAACACTATACAGTAATTTGAGGTACTGTTAATTTGAGATAAAACGTACTGAAACCAATTCAACGTTCTAGCAAATGCAACTGTTTAATAAACAATTGTCATTGTTCAATATAAAGTAAACTATTAGAACTCTAATCTTTAATTCATAGATCAATTCTGATACAAACTTGTCTCCGATTAAGCCATGTGGCCCCACCATCTAGTTTGGGGATGCAGTCAGAATTGTCCtgctactgtttaaaaaaaacaacaagaacacgCAAACCTCAATGTGCCCTTTTTAGAAAcaggtctgttttaaaatggttgaTTTCCCTCTGATATTAAAgtatatcaaattattattattattttttttatatatttattgtgttaTCTAACAGTGAATAATTTTTTGAGTACATGTGGCTAAATATTTTAATTCTTTAGAAGTGTTGATAAATATATAtgtgaaaaaactaaaatatgaaaaaaaatctgttatttctgtttgttcaatGCAAAATAGCATGGGCAGTTCTTTTACTTTACATATCAGTTTTATTAATGAAATACCAATGAGTTTAAATTGAGCATTTCTCAGTGTAATGTTATTACTAGGTAAATACACTGGTTTCAAAACAATTGTGGAACTTTGTTTTCTGTATATCACAATGCTGAATATACTAATAAAAACAGTATGCTATATATCAAACAGAACTAAAATACATGGTCTGTCTTTATGTCGTGGTATGATGCAGCATGCATTAAATTCACTAACAAAAATGATAGGGATGACAAATGGTAAATACAAAAATcttagtatacagtacaatgctggACGCCAGAGGGAGACTTATTGTAAGAACAGTCACTAGTGACTTGCCTTCTTCAGGGTCATGTGCGAATGAAGCTGGAACCTTGTTTAACTTTCTAAAATATCAAAATGAAGAGGTATGAAATGACTTATTAAGTTCAAGTGCTTACCTTAAATGTCCATACGAAATGCCAGGCTGTTGAACCTAATAGAAATGAAGGGATTCTGCCATGAGTAATACCAAGTTACATAATGGAAATTAACATTTATTGTAGCAAAATTACAGGCTGCCTTTTAAGCtataaattatttaatataaatgagcCACCTGTTATGTACTAGTATTGTACCTGTCAAAATACataaattcaattacaaacaccTATTAttacatttcagcttgaaaatgaaaatattaataaaacttgTAAGAGGTGACAGGATTTTAAAAGCAAGCTGCTTTTCATCTGAATCAGGaaattaatagtttaaaaaagacAGATAAATAGATTAACAGAGAAGACAAAAATAGAATATTATGCAGAAGTTATTTTACTTCACACGCAAAAAAAGATGTATACATTGAAAAGAACAAAGGTAATGCATAGCACACATCACCATTACCAACATTCATGAGAAAGGTATGTTTCAAAagagaatataaaataaagtttggagGAAGGGGTTAATAATTTAAGACCCTGAGAATAAGCAAAGGGATTTAATGAGAAGGGGGAAATCTTTGGTAGTTTAGAGAACTCGAAAATTTGTCAAAAAGCAGAAACGCAAAGTAACGTTTTAGACAACCAGCTTACCACAGAAAAAACATTGCTCACTGTAACCGGATTTGAATATCTAGTATAGCATTGGGCAACCTGTAACCCCTTAATCAACCTGTCAATTCTACAGGTAACATTAACTGCCCATTTCATTACATTATCGGCATGATTTGCTTCCTTTAATGCCAGTCTACTCACTTGAAAAACGGTGATCAGTGGAGTTTCAATCAATTCATATAATCCAGATTTACACTAGTTATGTTATGAAACAATTGCCATTAACATTGGATGCTGCACTGCGCCAAGCAGTCTGGGTTTGCACtccaaatacaaaatcaaatttaaattaccACCTGTAATATAAATCAGGTAGTCCAGCAAGTTGAAAGTCAAAGCATTCTTTATCATCAGTCTTGAATTACTGCATTATTAAACTTACTTTATGCTAGTAAATATCTCTTACAAGGAAAGCGattttttcttatttgttcacATCCATTATCTTGATATATAAATGGGTCGTTTTAAACCTAAAAAGGTACGACAAACTTAAAAAATACCAAACATCAAATATGGAAGAGGacacatactgtattaaaaagtGTATTGTAACACTGAAGTCCTACTTAAATAAATGGGAAGAGTTTGGCCTAAGGCTGGGGTGGGAAGTTCTTTTGCTGTTGTAAAAGATGGAGAAGAATTATACAATGTATTGTCAGattaggaaaacaaaataaaaaaataaaaagttcacaACTAACAAAAGCCAGGCACAGACAATGGAACATAACCATCTTTCTGCAGCACCATCAAACATACAGCATTCAATGGTGAACTGAGGAGCATTCTCTACCCTTTCCATTAGGTTTAACCACAGGAAGGCGTTGActagcttttttttcttaaaaagtaGTTCACAAAACCTGTTCTTATATATTACTAAACTATATTAAAACCCTTTGATGAATATAACGAGAATTCAAGGCTTTACATTCATGTTATCACACACATATAGGCTGCAGATACTGCATGCCTGTACAGTGTCCGAGTCAgtgatatttaaatacttttatacAGGTTTGCCCTTTATTAAAAGCCACTATTAGTatgttatttcttaattttttattttttatttttaacatgaatGCAATAAGCATGCAGGCCATCAAATGTCTGGAAAAGTTGACCAACCTTGATATATGCAGATGCCTCCGTCAAGAGTAAAATTGCTTCATACTGTATGGTTGTCCATTTACAGCACTGCAAACCTATCCAATCTAAATATAACCCAGTTTTGTAAGAGTACCAGGAAAAAGCAAGTCTAAAACACACACCACATACCCCTTGAATATTTGACTGAAATGGGGTGAAACCCAACACCATTTTACAAAATCAATGCAGTTCAAAGcatctttttttcttctcttagTAGAATGAAATTGTGACACAGCAGCATAACCTGCAGGTGGCAGTGTGCATCACAGAAACAAGGgcctgcatgaaaaaaaaacacaaaagaaacaccCACAGCAGGCTAAGGAACTCCTTGCCCATACTCTTATGTGGGAGCTGCAAATCAAGATAGAATGTCAATGTAAACAGGTCCACTTACAGAAATCCCTTTGCATACAATGCTTGTTACATGGCCAAGTGTTGTTTTACTAGTAATATTGCCTTAATATCTGTACATTAGGGTTAGACACATTCTGAGCAAATAAAGATGCATGGGTTAGATGAAGAACTCTCTGCAGTGTGTGGGTGTTGTGCGGAGTATGTCAATTCAGCTGGCTCATTAGGCCCGAAATTCTGATTTGCTTCACTGGGGAAGAGTCAAATCGGTCACAGGTATGTAACATTTTGTTCAGCCTCCAATACAAATATAGACAAATATTTACAAATTTCCAGTCCATTACTTTCCTTTATAAGTAGGGCATCTGATTTTCAGGTGAAATTTTTTTCCAAAttcgggtgaatgctttttttaaaaaatcaggtagaattatttaatgaaaaatcaGAGAAATCGGATAAAAcccgaaaatcagacgccctatTTATAAGAGACAGCTAGACAGTTTTagtaaaaagtatattttaacgCATGTTTCATCCATTTAAAGAATACAGAATATAACGGGACCGCATCTATCCCAGTTTATTTAAGaaccaataaatacataatccCTGAATTCAGCAGCATATGAACAACTTGGCATGCAATGCTTTCCTTAATGTCAACTTGATTATGGATACAAAATGCCTTGGAAGGATTTGAACACACTTGGTTTACTGGAACCAGCTGTTCTCTGATGTGTGCTTATCACTGTGGGCTTTCCAATTACTCAAATGTGTTATTTCTACCCTTCAAGATCTTTTGAAAGATGTCAATTGCATATCAACAGTATAACCAGGGTGCACCCCTCCATTGCTGTCCTCTTAACTGTGTTCCACTTGCAGTGGCTGGGGTTTTGAATTGACAGATTGTGGCTACATATCCCATTTCCCTTCACAGGAGTATAGAGTTTTGGGGTGCGCTACACTATTTACTGCTAGGTGGGTCATTTACAACAGAAGGCTCTATTTCAGACTTCTTACAAGTTCACATTCCCTAGAGAAAGCAAAGCTTTGAGAATGAATACTGTACAATCACAacgtacattttatttaacacatttaaatcaattcagtctggtttaatgtttattttaatactcTGCTTAACAGCTGAacataagatacaaaaaaaaaaacataactgggaACCTGAATAAGAATAGGAAATGCAATTCCCATAttcagtaattaaaaataattcaagACATGTGGTGTCCCGTCCCCCACCCCTTGAATGACACAACTTATGCCATAACTGTGTAATGGAACAGGATAGAGGTAAAAGATAAATGGAACCATGCCCAGTCTTGCAATTCACTTAACATTAGAAAAAATTGTATGCcacaaaaaaatacagcacaattCTATGTACACCACGCTCGAAGATCACTGTTCGCTATCTTACAACAAGACAGGACACACAAAGCTTAGAGGGACCTATACAGTCATCGTGGCAAAAAGCACCACAGCCTTGACACATGATCATGGCTTTCAGTCTGCATGAGCACTTGAGCGCCATTTCCTCAACACTGTGCTCTGCAAAGGTCTTCTGCTGCAGCTGCATCACACTGTTAGCAATGTTCTTCGAGAAGCCGCTAAGAGCGCGGTCTGAAATTGGCATGTTGGTGGTATAATTAAAGACTGAGCTGCTGTTATAATGCAGTTTGGGGAGCTTCCCGTAAAACTGTTGCTGGATATTAAGCTGGAAAGGAATATAGGAAGGCTCCAAAGGGTGCTGGAAGGGCTTTCCAGACTCTCTTGTCAATCGGACAAGAGACATTCCTACATTTAACAGTGTCCCTGGGAAATGTTCCTTGGATTCAAAAGAACTTGCCAAGTCTTTTTTACCGGTTGCAAGAACGTTTTTGGAAGGACTTTGACATGATGGGTTCTCATTTTTGACACCAGGTTGCTGTTTTGGGTGCCAGTCTATTTTAACAGTGGGCACAACTTCCCTGGAGATAAAATTATGTTGTGGGGACACCTGCCTGTTTTGGTCCATGTCTGTATTGCACTGCATGTCACCTGCTTTGCACTCCTGAGCTGCACCTTTCTGCCCTGGAACTCCTGGGTATCCTTTATCCACAATTAAACCGAAGGCAGAGTTTTGTCCAAAAGCAGAGTTCGAAGGGTTATTATTTGACAATGCAGGAGTGTTTACTTGGGATCGTCCTCCAGCAATATTCGCCACTTCTTCAAAACAACAAGAGGCGCTCCCCTGCTCATTGACTCTGCTATCTTCATGTGTGTTTGGAGTCACAACTGTATTCCCCTGTTCCTGGGAACCACAGATTTGCTCCCCACATGGGGAAATTTCATTTGAGGAAACCCGAGATTGAACCCAAACTTCATTGTGAGCCAGTGAAGACTTTAAATGTCTTTGCCCGGCTTTTGGAGGAAGATCTTGATGTGTTTTGGAGTTCGATGTACAAGAGTCCTCTCCTCTGCCTATACTACTCTGCACACTTTTAACGGACTGGTTTTCCTGTGGCATCTGAGGAGGTACAGGCAGCCGATGGATTTCAAGCTTGCTTGTAGAATTAGGCTGTGGCAACACCTTTTCAAGAGGAAGACTGCCTTGAAGCAGCTGTGTAACTAGTGGGTTGTTAGCTTCTACTAAAGACACGTGCCTGCTTGAGCTCCCAGCCTTTCTTGGAGCCTCTGCATTTTTCTGCACAGCCGGAAGGGGATTATGAGCTTCAGTTTGAGAGCCGTCCTTATTTTCTTTCTTCCTCCCGTCATCAATATTATCTCCGTTACTACTTGCTTGGCAAGCCTCAGATCCCGGATTCCAGCCGTTtgattttgctgctgcaacaggaTGGGAAGGGACAATTGTACTTGCAGTGTCTGGACTGTAGTTTTGGTTCTCTATTTCAGCATGCCAGCTGTGCTCATCGCCCATTTCGTTTTCAAAGTCAGAGGCAGTCTCTGTTGAGTCGCTATGCATACCCGCCTCGCTATACAAACACGTTGACATGAGATCTAAATCAACGAGGAGTGTCTGATTTGATGCATGTCTTTCCACATCTACACATGGAATACTAGAAGAAAAATCTTCCGAGATACAAGCTACACCCTTAATGTGAAGCAGTTGTGcacatggttttgttttttctgggctctgggttttatttaattgttcacAATTCTTTAAGGATATTTCTGTACCGTGACCATTTCTCTCTTCCTTGTGGTTTGGCAATCTTGGCGATATGCATTCTTCATCTTCTACCTCTTTGGTCTTGTATTTATTTACCTTtatttctttatacacactgtgAACACCCTCTAAAGGCTGTAAAGAAACTAAAGTCCTGAGGGCATCAATGCCTTCTGCTCCAAACCTTGGCAGTGTGTCAGGTATAGATGTGGGAACCAGCACTGTTACCACATCACTCTTTACTTCAAAATACTGGCATTCAATCTCTTCAGAGCTGGTTTCAGTCTCTAAGTGATCTTCCAAACCAACAGGTTCACACATCATTTCCACAACTTGTTCTTGGGTTTCTAGAACCTGGACGGGTTTATCTTCTTCACTCACAGGCTCCACCTCTTCAGTGTAGATCATATGTTCTGTGTAATTCGGGTCAATCTGTTGAGAAGCACTCGTATGATCTATACCAGCTGGATCTGCGTACCTTGCACTGCCTACAGAAGGATGAGAGATATTGGGCAGAACTCTAATTTTGCAATCTTTTTCCAAAGATATTTCAGTTTGAATAATTTCAGATTTAACATTCTGCAAGAGCTCAGTCTCTGACACCATCTCGTCCTCTGTGCTGGCTACAGTGTTCTGCTGTAGCTGTGCTCCTTCGAGATGATTTGACAAAGCCTCTGTAAGCGCTCCTTTGCTTCCTCCAGGCTCTGCTGGTTCGTAGCAGTCCCTTCTTCCTCCACCCCCTCCTGGTCCTCCTCCTCTTTCCGGCCCTCCACCTCCCCCGACGGCCGCGACAGCAGCTGCTGCCTCCCTCTGTGCCCGGGCCTGCTGGGCACGGGCTTTAATGTCAGCAAGTGTCCGGGCTCCGGTCCTGCCTCGGCTGTCTGTCTCTTGCTTAGGGATAATCCGAGGGCATATCTGGTATGTGGGCGGTCCTTTAACCACCCAGGGTGGTTTGATCCGGGAAAGCTGGATCTGAtggaagaaaattaaaataaaaacacgctGTATTTAAAAGTACATTGCATTGCAATAAATTATGATGAGGTTAGTGGTCCTTGCACAAAACATGTTTCTTATTCCAGATGAAATTCACTGGAAGGAATGAGTTCATTATAGCAAAAACTGGTACAATATGGCAAGCTATTTCTGAACCATGTTCCACAGGGAAAAAGCCTtaaaatatactgagcatcaaaagaaacttatcacttatatgagtatcaaaagaaacgtatcacttatatgacaaatgacaaactctgctttagagcaggtgcagtgactttttattgtgctgattaactactgacatcacgaagatacTGCAAAATGATcggtcgatcttgggcaggtgttgtgattcttggtctcccagttcgtggcctgtcattgacagagtgtgtctggttatatcatctcgccaggtttgaaattgctggctgtgagcacccaacaaagcgagccacagtacgctgccctagtccaggctccaacatgccgattgcatgaaggcgctgctctcttgacagacgtggcatattgttttttttctgtgattttctttattgcttttattcagctTGCAATTCAAAAGCTGACATCAGTCCATATCCATTGTCCAATCAACTGGATCACTAATtaagtgattaagtgcatattcttcagtcacagtcactcaagcgtgtcatggtcaaggatgaatgatcgagtgattcaaaagaaaccaaaaacatttcgtcaatgtccatcatttatataccttcttttttttttgaaaataaatgttataatagtgataagtttcttttgatgctctgtatataTCTGCAAAAAGAAATGGGTAAAGTTTCTAACTAGAAAGAACTCACCCATTACTAAGTGAAAAATACTTTCAGGAGATTAAATGTTAATAAGGGGGGTTATTACTCTCATTATTAAAAAATCTCCAACCATGCACAGAAAGCAATAGAGAATTTAAGCAACAAAACTTCATACTCGGATAGGTGGCACTTTTGGTTCCTCTTTGGTGCGGTGTGGCTTTTCTGAGTGAACACAGTCAATTGTGTTCCGAAAGGACTGGCGATCATCAAGACGTGGCTTTTTCTCGGGGAAGGAGGTGGAGGCTGTGGGCTCGCCGAATTTCCTCTTCTGGTCCTTCACCTCCTCAGAGTTGTTCTTGTCGCTGGCATCAGCGCTAAGGTAGGCTCTCTGGTCAGGGGAAGCAGAAGCAGCGCCAAGGTCTCTCTGATTATCGTATGAACTACAGGAGTCCACAGAACACAAGCCAGCAGGCGTCTCCAACTGACCCCCTACAAGTGAAACAGCAGCAACAGATATTGCATGAGTTGCCTGGGCTTCAGTCCCAGCTTCCTCCAAgtctgtctgtattttatgtTCTCCCTGTGAAGTGGCTTCAATacctgaagcagcagcagcttcagaATGATCTTCGGCTTCCTCCAGCTTGGGTTGTCTGCAAAGAGCCCGTCTAGCTCTGGTCCTGAGGTCTGACCTGGAGCGTCTCCTCAGGCGCCCGTCCTTTCGTCTGCGACCAGCAGCTCGCTTCTTGGCGGGTCCAGTCGGAATGGCAGCGGCAGTCAGATTTCCTGAGTCTTCTTGCACCAAGGTCTGCTTTAGTGATTCCTCTTTGGTTAAGCCCAACCTGtaatgcaataaaacaaaaaaatgtcaggCAACCTTTCTAACTGCATAAAACTTACAAGT
The Acipenser ruthenus chromosome 18, fAciRut3.2 maternal haplotype, whole genome shotgun sequence DNA segment above includes these coding regions:
- the LOC117420148 gene encoding polycomb group protein ASXL1-like isoform X2; the protein is MCHPSVLMQLVSLCCVLENFSDAPMTPKQILHVIETKGLKEMSGTSPLACLNTMLHSQCRGDDGIFFKLPGRLSLFTLKKDALQWSKSMAVPEADGLEDSADVESCDSNETSSASGESDMSLEETSSSASCSTETQSKQTPQARQSSLRAAQQGRAASACSERESGRQRKKGVMMPRVVLTPLKVNGEHVPSGFPGKRREAELSSTCSSSSAIACSSSLRSRAELSRKHGQRFKNLHKSRTGQMKRNKGEEVDFETPGSILVNTNIRALINTRTLATLPPHLQQQLLLLLPEVDRPVGADGLARLSSSALNNEFFTHASLCWKERLADGEFTHEMQVRIRQEMEKEKKVELWKEKFFEDYYGQRLGLTKEESLKQTLVQEDSGNLTAAAIPTGPAKKRAAGRRRKDGRLRRRSRSDLRTRARRALCRQPKLEEAEDHSEAAAASGIEATSQGEHKIQTDLEEAGTEAQATHAISVAAVSLVGGQLETPAGLCSVDSCSSYDNQRDLGAASASPDQRAYLSADASDKNNSEEVKDQKRKFGEPTASTSFPEKKPRLDDRQSFRNTIDCVHSEKPHRTKEEPKVPPIRIQLSRIKPPWVVKGPPTYQICPRIIPKQETDSRGRTGARTLADIKARAQQARAQREAAAAVAAVGGGGGPERGGGPGGGGGRRDCYEPAEPGGSKGALTEALSNHLEGAQLQQNTVASTEDEMVSETELLQNVKSEIIQTEISLEKDCKIRVLPNISHPSVGSARYADPAGIDHTSASQQIDPNYTEHMIYTEEVEPVSEEDKPVQVLETQEQVVEMMCEPVGLEDHLETETSSEEIECQYFEVKSDVVTVLVPTSIPDTLPRFGAEGIDALRTLVSLQPLEGVHSVYKEIKVNKYKTKEVEDEECISPRLPNHKEERNGHGTEISLKNCEQLNKTQSPEKTKPCAQLLHIKGVACISEDFSSSIPCVDVERHASNQTLLVDLDLMSTCLYSEAGMHSDSTETASDFENEMGDEHSWHAEIENQNYSPDTASTIVPSHPVAAAKSNGWNPGSEACQASSNGDNIDDGRKKENKDGSQTEAHNPLPAVQKNAEAPRKAGSSSRHVSLVEANNPLVTQLLQGSLPLEKVLPQPNSTSKLEIHRLPVPPQMPQENQSVKSVQSSIGRGEDSCTSNSKTHQDLPPKAGQRHLKSSLAHNEVWVQSRVSSNEISPCGEQICGSQEQGNTVVTPNTHEDSRVNEQGSASCCFEEVANIAGGRSQVNTPALSNNNPSNSAFGQNSAFGLIVDKGYPGVPGQKGAAQECKAGDMQCNTDMDQNRQVSPQHNFISREVVPTVKIDWHPKQQPGVKNENPSCQSPSKNVLATGKKDLASSFESKEHFPGTLLNVGMSLVRLTRESGKPFQHPLEPSYIPFQLNIQQQFYGKLPKLHYNSSSVFNYTTNMPISDRALSGFSKNIANSVMQLQQKTFAEHSVEEMALKCSCRLKAMIMCQGCGAFCHDDCIGPSKLCVSCLVVR